The DNA sequence ATCACATACtaaaattttcaacttttttaCTAAGGAGTTCAATCAGATCAGATCGGTTGTTGGATGGGACATCCGATCCAATGAATAATCGAACCGAATTGATTCAATTAtcatccaattatatttatatattttaaaaatatacatttataattttatatattttatttaaaaaaatatactactTGATTTAATATGTATTGATCACACgagattaaagaaaaaaaaaattaaatttaaaacattATTAGTTTCCATCTATCTAAATGCTAATAAAATTGTCAATGCTTAttgaataagttttattttttagtggTTTTATTATAGAATCATGAgaattaagttgaattaaactaatgtttattatgtatgtataattattAGGTTTTCaatgaaatcaacttagatGATAGTTAAAATAGATTGGAtggattcaatccaatccaatagaaACACTAGTTAATCCATTGATCTAATCTAATACATCCATTGAATTGGATCAGATCGGATGATTCAATTTGATAAAAGTGAATTagagaacaaaatttaatatacaataAATAACTGGATTGAATCGGGTAAATCCAAATCCAATAAACACATATCTTAAGCATACAACTtgttaatgttaaaaatttatggataaaaatgataattattcatttttaaaagaattatagttgacttttgtttttttaaaaaaaaaactatatttgtGTTGTCAAATATGATGAGGGATTgtgattatatttattaatttatatatatgtacagtGTATCTCCGtatctaatatatctaatcacaTCGACTGGCCGAGGtatcatatattattatataattatatatatgataaataattttccaatgGAAGTGATAGCAGAACGAGATCAGTCGATAATTAAGTACCAAATTATACTATAGTCAACCGTCACTGATAAAATCCAATCTTCTCTTTAGTTTGTGGTACTAATAACTTATAATATTTAGGATTAACGCGAAAGAAATGAAACCAAACATGAAATAGATAATGATCTTTCTAAGAATCAGAATACAAATTAGAATGATCAGAAACAACTCATGAAAAAACAAAATACGCTCTCCAACACAACACGAGACTCTAACCAACAATTCtaaattaagttaataaattaaagagatagaaaaaaaaaatatccattttaaaactaattaagtagATAAATTAATCGtagtatatagatatatagtactaattattaattactaaataccACTAATCAAAGCCTCCTCCAACAATTCATCTGAGCTTTGCATCAAAGCAGGGCTCAACCTAAACATTAGAGTACAAAACTCCATCTCATTCAAAGTTCCATCTCCATCTAAATCACCTTCTTTAACCATACACATTAGTTCTTCATCGCTCAATCCTTCCAAACCCAAAAAAGCTGAGCTTCTTTTCAAGCTCTCAAAAGTGATGACTCCCTTCCTTGAGTCCATTAACAACCGAAACCCATTACACAGCTCCTTCATGAACCCTTCAGCTCCCAACTTGTCCACCATGGCCGGAAAGAAATCCTCAAACATAACCCCTCCGTTTTGGCACGCcatatcaattaattattatatgatAATATTAAATCGATCGAagctataattataataaaatattatgagtaattaatGATATGATCAATGTGGttctacatacatatatataagatGATATGTTTTGGGAAGTTATGTAGGAAAGAGAGGTGGCAATGGATGAGAACAAAGGGTACATATGAAAGGAGTTAAATTTGGTTTAGTTGAAAGTTTAGAATTTAGAAGGAGAAGGGTTATTGGCAGCTGGAATGGCTTTTGATTTATTAAGTGTATTGAGAAAGCTGTTTGGATGTCTTTCGAGGAAGTTGCATAGGAAGTACCAGAAAAACATTAAGGCAAGAGCATTTTCCAATAATAACTAACTTATTAACTTGTTTGGAGCGATGACCTTCGTGCCAAAGGCAAACCCTCCTTTCCTTAGttccttaattattaatattatacgaCTCAGAGCTAATAACTAGTCGTTTAGCTATTTCAAGTATACTTTGACCTACCCAACAAACAAAAGTATCAGATTATATGTTTTTGCAATCCCCACGTAATtatctaattttcttttttgactaataatatttaatatgaatcaagcattttattttaatttttatgtttcaCATTGTGCCTTCGTGCACTttacaatattattatattcCTTTATAATCCTTTTGAACAAATACTTCTTCCCCTTGTATTACGGATTTATgtcaaatgatatatatatcttCGTGTGGTGCGGTTCGCCTGGTGAAGACGGATGTGAGCTCATCTACAAAGACGTATACATTTGCtccataaatattatatatagttatatcATACAAAATGTGTACGTTCAGGTTCAGTTAGGGAGCTCATCAATAGTGCGCACAAGATTGAtcaattggattaattagtttCTTGGGGCATGCAAAAGgaagaaattaaataaacttaattaaattaagtaactATAGCTAAacacaattaatatttatttgaacCACTAGAGTTTTGAGTAAAGGAACCTAATATCGATGGGAATTCCCAAGAACTTTCAGGGAAACCCATTTTTGGAAGCATATCcaatactttatttttattccCAATTATATGTAAGTACTTTTTTTTGGACACAAACGGTTGTGAAATAGGCCTTTTTATTACAAAGGACATTCATGTTACTTCTTGTTATAATGTCTTGACTACAGAATAAGTGATTtgccttttttttctttcagacAGAACAAGTGCgtgatattttaattagtataatataataaaacgtTTCGTTAATTAAATGGGAAAAAGTCCTCTctctatatatctattctatataaagtgtgtctatataactgaaattcttggtttatgagaaatttatggggtgactttttatttttatttaataaaataataaactattatttatatataataaaatactaataaaacaaatcctattaatatttgaattgatatttaacatatttcaactctatatataatcacaactataactctagaaattaaatatatatatataaaatatacatctacgatcatataagaattttattctaaaactATACGATCATAGATTAAGTGGTTAAGGtccaaagaaaaataataatttcttataatCTGAAATCAAGACACGAAAAACAGAAACTAATTGAATAGGACTCTATTCAATTGAGGTGTCGACCATGCATGGTAAGTAAAAagctatatattaaattttatgccatgatacaattaaaaattaaataagaatttactactatttatatattatatatatattgctaaagatgcaaaagtattgcatttatatatcccacgatgtttcaaaaatactttaaaaagttcatcttgaattaattattaatatgtaataaaaaatattagttattatactattacttcaaacaaaggaaagttctagcggtgcttctactttctaatcataaacctcaattttggcttctttaaccagctgccacacacaacttacttactctgaatttataaccatttacaattttttaacactCAAAAAGTTACTGAGTTTGTTTTCCATAGCTCTACTTattaaggtagaaaaatatttttagattgactccattctgtttattaaattaattattttcaagttgacacattaacttaaaaatgacacaataatgacctactacaaagtatacacttatattcattctatttattgagaatcaaaacttcAATCTTCTTCACTAGATTAGCCAGAGACACATAATATTTGGACATAAACACAAGACACAAACTCAGAAACACTTAGTCGAAACTTGAATGAATAATGccactcttttaagttttaagactgcatatgactaggcaattttagttattgtattattattcctgctacatagttgatcatttttagatttttgatgtgaaatttcgtattgtgagctttttagagtttcttatagacttcaatgagtaatagatttatataattatacctggaataaattttcataatgttgtttggtggattcctattttgttattagataacataatattattattcgttaggtctgtcacaattattattaagtgagaatgaatcaatttaaaaatcttttactatattgaaaggtgagattgattttaatatgagcttagttatatttaattttattttgtatatctattgttttatttgaaaacaggtgaataaatgactacaatatatacaacaattaaggacatcactccaactacagaaagttggaagaataaaatgagagtgttagaaaaatttgaaaagcggacaaataagagttcaccactcaaatatcaaaagcttaatgttagcagacaaaaaagtatacaatcaattaatttactgttgaaattgtcaatactctactaataaatgctatattttctgAATTTTGCCTGTACTAGCGttgcaacaaattattatttcataaatattttttttctttaaaaatgaacacagggtaatgatgttgaacctaataactaataatatatttttttttaatttttaattgtatcactttttaataacgtagaaaaaaactaacataaaatttagtatacgtgcctcgcacgtaactttttactagtatatataaatgGAAAAAAGtatattaaagaaaaagaaaaagaaagatgatTAGTTAATAAAACGTACGTACGAAAGAGTTATTGATGAGGAAGGAGTCGTTATTTGGGCGGGAAGTTCATAGATACAAAAGGCTAGCAGAGGTAATAAGGCAATTGACTTTGGCTTAatccttaatatatataatagaggTCATGGTCGTTTGTTTCTCTACTagctaattaatattaataagcTTCCTGGAAATTGCATGGGAAGGCAGAACTCATTGGATT is a window from the Cannabis sativa cultivar Pink pepper isolate KNU-18-1 chromosome 1, ASM2916894v1, whole genome shotgun sequence genome containing:
- the LOC115706431 gene encoding calcium-binding protein KRP1: MACQNGGVMFEDFFPAMVDKLGAEGFMKELCNGFRLLMDSRKGVITFESLKRSSAFLGLEGLSDEELMCMVKEGDLDGDGTLNEMEFCTLMFRLSPALMQSSDELLEEALISGI